The Myxococcales bacterium genome includes the window TGGCAGCTATCCGCGGCGCCCTGGCGCGACGGGCCCCGGTCTGCGCAGCCCAGATGGTGGCGTCCCCGTCGGCGTTGATACCGTTGCCGTGGAGCAAGACGACAGCGACACGCGGTCCGATGGGCCGGATCGGCTGATTGGGCATTTCGCCTTCATCTCGTCGAGCACCGGCCTTTCCTATCTCATCAACATCGACGATGACAACTACGCCGATGCCGTTGGCAAAAGCGAGCCTTTGGCCGCGACGTGGGCGCTGGCCTTGCCGCACCAATTTCGCGACCAAGTTAAATCGCGCGATCTGCGCGCCGTCGGCGAAGACGACAACGGCGACCTGCTGCCCATTTGTGAAACCTCTGGCCCTAATGCGGGCCTCATCCCGGCTGAATCGGCGGGTGGCGCGCGCTTGGCCGCTGAGCCGTCGCAGGTGCTCAACGGCACCGTTGACGCCAACAAGGCCTTTGCGCTGCCGCGGCTGCGCAATGTGCTTTGCGAGGGTCTCGACACGACGCGCCCGGTTTCCGAACTCTCATATGCTGCGCCCCTGGACGTGCGGCTTGCGGCCTATCCAGATCTCGCGGCGATTCCGTATGAGGAATCGTGGGACATCACCTTCGAGGGCGCCTTGTCGCAAGACTCGCCAAACGCGGTCGTCGACGGTCCGGCGATCCGCAATGGCCAAGTTTTCATCGACGGCACCGGCATACAATTGATCGAGCCCATGGCGCCTTACTGCGGGATTGGCGTCGAGCAGTTTGATGATGTCGTGTTGCGCGGCTGCGACCTCAGCCTCGGCGATTTGCAGTGCGGCGTCGACGAAGTTTGTTACGTTCACCCCGATGCCGTGGTGTCGACCGGCGTGTGCGTGCGCGAGGAAGACATCGGAATCCTCGCGGGACCCTGCCGCGATTTTTTCATTTCGAAGCGGCACTACGCGGTGCAGACCGTCGCGCCCGATCGCTTGCGCCTGGTGCCTCGCCGTCACGTCTTGCGGACGACCCCGCTGGATGGCTGCGTTAGCGACGCGCAATGTGAGGATTTGGCGAGCTACGAACAAGGGCTGCGGCAGAGCGAACACCCCTCCGAGTTGGCAGACGACGCCGATGCCCGCACGTGGGCGTGTGAGCCCGATCCGACGCGCGCTGGCAGCGACCTCATCGATCGCTGCGTCATGACGTGTGAGACCACGGATGATTGCGATGCGGGGACGACCTGCGTCGCGGGGCGATGCGATGAAGGTGTCATTCCGCCCTTGCAGTGCGCGATTACCCTGCAGCGCTATCAAGTTCTCGCCAGCGATGCGTTCACCATTATGGGCGAGCGCACCGGGTATCTCCATCCATGGCGCTACGACGAGGGCTCTAACAGTTTCGTCCTGGACCCTGCCAAAGCCAACCTGGTAGGGCGCATTCCGCTCGTGGCACCGGCTTGCGGCGACGATCTGGCGCTGGCGCCAAATCCATGCCTAACCACGGTTTCGCACACGCAATATGTGCCGACGTATGTCGGCGAGACCTGCGTGCTCGACACCCAGGACCTTGTCACGGCCGACGTGCCCGCGATCTGGGTGCGCACGCCGTTGTTTCAATTTCATCTGGTGGCGCCATTTTACGAGGGCGATGCCCAGTGCCGCGCCGATGGCGCCCTGGCACTAGGGCAGGTGCCCGCGGCGTATCAAGGGTATCGACTCGAGTTTCGTCAGATTGGCGGCTTTGCCCCCTATCAACTGCCAATCGACCCGGTCGTGCCAGCCGCCGTCAAAACCGGGCCCGAGCAAAGCATGTGGGTGCTCGACTTTGGCGACCTGGTCACCGCCCAGGCCAGCCTGCGAGGGCGCGTATTTCGCGTCGAATCGAGCAATCCGCAGCAGGCGCTCTCACTTCAATAACTTGTCTGCGCGCAGCTGGCGCGCCGCGGTGAATTACTTGCCGCAAGCTGCTTCCTATGGCACCACAGTAGGAGGGTGCCATAACTCGTGAGCACAGACCTATACAAAGAGCGCATCGAGGTCAGCCTCGACGGACGGCAGATTTTCTATATGTTTGTGGGCGGCGCGGTGCTGTCCTGTTTGGTGTTCGTGCTCGGCGTCATGGTTGGCAAGCGCGTCGAGTCGCGTTCACATCTGGTGGCGCAGCAAGCCGACGCTCGCCGTGACCCCTTGGCGGCGCTTGATCGCGTGAGCGAGGCGAGTGAGTCACTTTCGTTTCGTCAGGCCCTGCGCGATCAGCAGCGCGTCGCGCCCGCGGTCGACGCCGAGGTGGCGCGCGCGGCGTCTGCGGCAACAACGGCTGCGACGACCGCCGCCAAGCCCGTTTCCACAACCGCCCTTCCAGCCGCGACGCTGCCGCCGGTCGCTCAGGCGCCCACGGCTGTCGCCGCCGCGGCGATCGCAGCCTCCCCAGCGCAAACCGCTCCGGCAAAACCGACTATCGCCGCTGCCAAGCCGCAGACCACGGCGGCAACCCCGGAGGCGTCGACGGGCAAACGCTTCCACACCCTGCGCGTCTCGTCATTTAAAGACGCCGCCGAGGCGGATGCGCTGATCAAGCAGCTAAAAGGCCGAGGCTATCAGCCGTTTTCGATGCCGGCCACGGTCGATGGCGAGGCGTGGATCAGGGTCTGCATCGGCCGCCACCCTACCTACGAGGCGGCGGTGGCCGCCAAGCTGAAGTACGAGGCCAATATGCGCAAGATTGCCTACGTGCTTACGGTTGAGCCGTAGCGTCCAAATTGGCCCCGAGACACGCGGAGGCCCCGGCCGCCCTTGTCAGAGCTGGGGGGTAACCTCCTAGGCGTGGGCCGCCGAGATCCTTCTCAAACCCCGCTGATGCAGCAGTTTCGCGAGATCAAATCGCGGTACCCGCAGGCCATCGTATTTTTTCGGCTCGGCGATTTTTACGAAATGTTTTACGACGATGCCGTCGAGGCGTCGCGCCTGCTCGACCTAACGCTCACCACACGCGACAAGGGCCGCGACGACGCCGTGCCGATGTGCGGTGTGCCGCATCACGCGGCCAGCGGCTACATTGCCAAACTTACCGCCCAGGGTCGAAGCGTTGTGGTCTGCGAGCAAGTCGAAGACCCGGCGCAGGCCAAGGGACTAGTGCGCCGCGATGCCGTGCGGATCGTAACCCCCGGCATCACGACCGACGACGCGGTGCTGGATCCCGCCGTGGCTTGTTACGTTGCGGCGGTGGCGCCGGTCGGGGACGGCTTTGGCTTTGCTTATCTAGACGTTAGCACGGGCGCATTTTTTGCGACGCAGGTCAGCTCAGAGGCCGAGCTGATAAGCGAATTGGTCCGCATCGCCCCGCGCGAGGTGGTTGGGCCCCTTGAAAGCAAGGCGCACGGGCGCGCCGCGCTCTGGCAACGCCTGCGGACGCGGTGGTCGGTGGCGTGGACGTCCGTGCCGACGCATCAGAGCCCGGACCAGGAGCTGGGCGCGTTGGCGACGCTCACGTCGCCGCTTTCGCCGGGTATCGCGCAAGCCGCGGCCATGGTGCTGGCGTATGCGCGCTCGACCCAACTTTGCGGCGACTTGCCGGTGACGCAATTGCAACTGGTC containing:
- a CDS encoding SPOR domain-containing protein — translated: MSTDLYKERIEVSLDGRQIFYMFVGGAVLSCLVFVLGVMVGKRVESRSHLVAQQADARRDPLAALDRVSEASESLSFRQALRDQQRVAPAVDAEVARAASAATTAATTAAKPVSTTALPAATLPPVAQAPTAVAAAAIAASPAQTAPAKPTIAAAKPQTTAATPEASTGKRFHTLRVSSFKDAAEADALIKQLKGRGYQPFSMPATVDGEAWIRVCIGRHPTYEAAVAAKLKYEANMRKIAYVLTVEP